One window of the Candidatus Neomarinimicrobiota bacterium genome contains the following:
- a CDS encoding 50S ribosomal protein L27 produces the protein MAHKKGMGSTKNGRDSASKRLGVKASDGQFVTAGSIIVRQRGTKIHPGVNVGIGGDDSLFAKANGTVKFDRKRHNRKVVSVLN, from the coding sequence ATGGCCCACAAGAAAGGGATGGGAAGTACCAAGAATGGCCGTGATAGTGCATCCAAAAGGCTTGGTGTAAAGGCTTCTGATGGACAGTTTGTGACAGCCGGTTCAATCATTGTCCGACAACGAGGCACCAAAATTCACCCTGGTGTCAATGTCGGTATCGGCGGCGATGACAGCCTGTTCGCAAAAGCTAATGGCACTGTCAAATTTGACCGAAAACGACACAACCGCAAGGTTGTAAGTGTCCTGAACTAA
- a CDS encoding FAD-dependent thymidylate synthase has translation MVEKPNLPKGTILCLDKGFVRLVDSMGGDDAIVQAARVSYGKGTSKVSQDRGLIRYLMRHRHTTPFEMVEFKFHAKMPIFVARQWVRHRTANINEYSLRYSEARDEFYTPDPEHIQFQSALNKQGRAGKVPKKLTDKVIKYFMEISERSFEMYQELNEAGLARELIRAILPVNLYTEWYWKNDLHNLLHFIGLRSDPHAQYEIRVYSDAMATFVKQVAPFAWEAYQDYVVDGMRFSRIEQGLLESRLPDRVIDDVLEDLAYQITSTLHKNKPRKDGELYSLYKKQDGSDTEFDFQLKWDSGEIETGNVREMREFKQKLKHLKK, from the coding sequence ATGGTTGAAAAACCGAATCTTCCTAAAGGGACGATCCTCTGTCTTGACAAAGGCTTTGTCCGCCTGGTGGATTCCATGGGCGGGGATGATGCCATTGTACAGGCGGCTCGGGTGAGTTACGGAAAAGGAACCAGCAAAGTCAGTCAGGACCGGGGGCTCATCCGCTATCTTATGCGCCACCGCCACACCACACCCTTCGAAATGGTAGAGTTCAAGTTTCATGCCAAGATGCCCATCTTCGTGGCGCGGCAGTGGGTACGTCACCGGACAGCCAACATCAATGAATATTCCCTTCGCTACTCTGAAGCCCGAGATGAGTTCTATACTCCCGATCCGGAGCATATCCAGTTCCAAAGCGCCCTTAACAAACAGGGGAGGGCAGGGAAAGTACCCAAAAAACTGACTGATAAGGTCATAAAGTATTTTATGGAGATCTCCGAGCGCAGTTTTGAAATGTACCAGGAGCTGAACGAGGCGGGCCTAGCCAGGGAACTGATCCGAGCCATCCTGCCGGTGAACCTCTACACAGAATGGTACTGGAAGAATGACCTTCACAATCTGCTCCATTTCATCGGTCTCCGCTCTGACCCCCACGCACAGTATGAGATCCGGGTTTACTCAGATGCCATGGCGACCTTTGTAAAGCAGGTAGCACCCTTCGCCTGGGAGGCCTACCAAGATTACGTTGTGGATGGCATGCGTTTTTCACGGATAGAACAGGGCCTTCTTGAGAGCCGTCTGCCTGATCGCGTTATTGATGATGTGTTAGAAGATCTTGCTTACCAGATCACGTCAACGCTTCATAAAAACAAGCCGAGAAAAGACGGTGAACTTTATTCCCTTTATAAAAAACAGGATGGTTCTGATACCGAGTTCGATTTTCAACTGAAGTGGGATTCCGGTGAGATTGAGACCGGAAATGTCAGAGAAATGCGGGAATTCAAGCAAAAGTTAAAGCACCTTAAGAAATAA
- the rplU gene encoding 50S ribosomal protein L21, with translation MYVIVDISGKQFRAEEGQELKVPHQKEKPGKKVFFERVLLVDNGKGVAVGQPIVTGSKVEATILEHGRGKKVPVFKKKRRKGYKVKNTHRQEFTLIRVDNIKTNSSKKKTTKKKAKNEAKGD, from the coding sequence ATGTATGTGATCGTAGATATATCAGGTAAACAGTTCCGGGCTGAAGAAGGCCAGGAATTAAAGGTGCCGCATCAGAAAGAAAAGCCCGGTAAAAAAGTCTTTTTTGAACGTGTATTACTGGTTGATAATGGCAAGGGCGTAGCGGTGGGACAACCCATCGTTACCGGCTCCAAGGTAGAAGCGACTATTCTGGAGCACGGTCGGGGTAAAAAGGTACCTGTATTCAAGAAAAAACGCCGGAAGGGATACAAAGTCAAGAATACGCACCGGCAGGAATTCACACTCATACGGGTAGATAATATCAAAACAAACTCTTCCAAGAAAAAAACAACTAAAAAGAAAGCCAAAAACGAGGCAAAAGGAGATTAG
- the metH gene encoding methionine synthase has product MLQEITKERILLIDGAMGTMLQAYKLEEADFRGDRFKDHPSDLKGNNDLLSLTRPDVVEAIHTAYLEVGADLIETNTFNANAISQSDYATEDLVYEINLESAKIARKAADSFTESPRFVCGALGPTNRTASLSPDVNDPGFRNVSFDELVVAYSEQARGLLDGGADILLVETVFDTLNCKAALFAVQSLLEERGEEVPIIVSGTITDASGRTLSGQTVEAFWHSIRHVDLFCVGLNCALGAEQIRPFLDALSMVANTLVSVYPNAGLPNEFGEYDETPESMSAVIGEFAQSGLVNIIGGCCGTTPEHISALAEAVKGIPPRQIPEVETVTRLSGLEPVSLRSDANFVNVGERTNVTGSARFKHLILEDNYEEALSVARHQIEGGAQLIDVNMDEGLLDSEAAMEKFLRLIASEPDISKVPIMVDSSKWTVIETGLKNMQGKGVVNSISLKEGEGPFLEQARLIRKYGAAVVVMAFDEEGQADNTERKVKICTRAYHILTEQVGFPPEDIIFDPNVFAVATGIREHNEYAVAYIEAARNLKEKLPSIHISGGVSNLSFSFRGNNAVREAMHSVFLYHAIQAGMDMGIVNAGQLAVYDDIDKTIKDAIEDVLFNRREDATDRLVELAESFKGEGKKREVDLSWREGDVEKRLRHALVEGIMDYVVDDTEEARQKFDRAIEVIEIPLMDGMNVVGDLFGSGKMFLPQVVKSARVMKKAVAYLIPFIEKEKDELGLTDRFNGKIVMATVKGDVHDIGKNIVGVVLGCNGYDVLDLGVMVSSDKILSTARDEGAHIIGLSGLITPSLDEMVHVAKEMERLEFDVPLLIGGATTSKTHTAVKIEENYSGPTVHVIDASRAVGVVSKLMNDSERDAFVAERRQEYEGIRVQRGDGKKVKQLSLQDARKRKFAANWKSYQVPSPKLKGIKVFENYPLDELADYIDWSPFFHAWELKGKYPAILESPKYGEEAKKLFEDGQGILNRILTEKLISAKAVIGLFPARAENETVTLDGTEFHFPRQLVDKGANEMNYSLADFICSNGDWLGLFAVTAGHGVEESAKKFELENDDYNAIMVKVLADRLAEALAERMHERVRKEFWGYTKDEELDNEELMNEKYRGIRPAPGYSACPAHDEKDKIWELLDAEKNAGIRLTETRAMYPAASVCGWYFSHPESRYFSVILTER; this is encoded by the coding sequence ATGCTACAGGAAATAACGAAAGAACGGATACTTCTCATCGATGGAGCTATGGGGACCATGCTCCAGGCCTATAAGCTGGAGGAGGCCGATTTCCGTGGTGACCGATTCAAAGATCATCCCTCTGACCTGAAGGGGAATAACGACCTGTTGAGTCTGACGCGCCCTGATGTAGTGGAAGCTATACACACCGCCTACCTAGAGGTCGGGGCCGACCTTATTGAGACCAACACCTTCAACGCCAATGCTATCAGTCAGTCCGATTACGCAACCGAGGATCTGGTTTATGAAATAAACCTGGAATCAGCAAAGATTGCCCGAAAAGCGGCGGACAGTTTTACCGAGAGCCCTAGGTTTGTCTGCGGAGCTCTGGGTCCCACGAACAGAACTGCATCCCTTTCTCCCGATGTGAATGATCCGGGCTTCAGGAATGTTTCATTTGATGAATTGGTGGTTGCCTACAGCGAGCAGGCGAGAGGACTGCTGGACGGTGGTGCGGACATTCTGCTTGTGGAGACTGTCTTCGATACACTTAACTGTAAAGCAGCTCTGTTTGCCGTTCAAAGTTTGCTTGAAGAGAGGGGAGAAGAAGTCCCAATCATAGTCTCTGGCACCATCACCGATGCCAGCGGCCGGACGCTGTCTGGACAGACAGTGGAGGCGTTTTGGCACTCCATACGTCATGTTGATCTATTTTGTGTAGGGCTCAACTGCGCATTGGGCGCCGAACAGATCCGGCCCTTCCTCGATGCTCTCTCCATGGTAGCTAACACCTTGGTCTCTGTCTATCCCAACGCCGGCCTGCCCAACGAGTTCGGGGAGTATGACGAAACACCGGAATCCATGTCGGCAGTCATCGGTGAGTTTGCCCAAAGCGGCCTGGTGAACATTATAGGCGGCTGCTGCGGCACCACGCCTGAACATATTTCGGCTCTGGCTGAAGCTGTGAAGGGTATACCCCCAAGACAAATTCCGGAAGTTGAAACAGTAACCCGCCTTAGCGGCCTGGAGCCGGTGTCCCTTCGTTCGGATGCCAATTTTGTCAACGTGGGCGAGCGTACGAACGTGACAGGTTCTGCCCGGTTCAAGCACCTCATCTTGGAAGATAATTATGAAGAGGCACTCTCAGTGGCCCGGCACCAGATAGAGGGGGGAGCCCAACTCATTGATGTGAATATGGACGAAGGGCTTCTGGACTCTGAAGCGGCCATGGAAAAATTCCTCCGCCTCATTGCCTCGGAGCCGGATATTTCGAAGGTTCCTATCATGGTGGATTCCTCAAAATGGACTGTTATCGAGACGGGATTAAAAAATATGCAGGGAAAGGGTGTTGTCAATTCCATATCTTTGAAAGAGGGAGAAGGACCGTTCTTGGAACAGGCCCGCCTCATTCGGAAATACGGTGCCGCAGTTGTTGTCATGGCTTTTGACGAAGAGGGTCAGGCTGACAACACTGAGCGAAAGGTAAAAATTTGTACCCGGGCCTACCACATTCTGACGGAACAAGTAGGCTTCCCGCCGGAAGACATCATCTTTGATCCCAATGTTTTCGCTGTAGCAACAGGCATTCGGGAACACAACGAATATGCCGTTGCCTACATTGAGGCCGCCCGGAACCTAAAAGAAAAATTGCCGAGCATCCATATCAGTGGCGGCGTGAGTAATCTTTCTTTCTCATTTCGTGGTAACAATGCTGTTAGGGAAGCCATGCATTCGGTTTTTCTTTATCACGCCATCCAGGCAGGAATGGATATGGGTATTGTTAACGCCGGCCAGCTGGCTGTCTACGATGATATCGATAAAACAATTAAGGACGCCATTGAGGATGTTCTCTTCAACCGCCGGGAAGACGCCACAGATCGCCTTGTAGAACTGGCAGAATCTTTCAAGGGTGAGGGAAAGAAGAGGGAAGTGGATCTGTCGTGGCGGGAAGGTGATGTGGAAAAACGGTTGAGGCACGCCCTTGTAGAGGGGATCATGGATTATGTGGTAGACGATACGGAAGAAGCACGGCAGAAGTTTGACCGCGCCATCGAAGTGATCGAAATCCCTCTCATGGACGGGATGAATGTGGTAGGTGATCTTTTCGGTTCAGGGAAGATGTTTCTCCCGCAGGTGGTGAAGTCGGCACGGGTAATGAAAAAGGCGGTGGCCTATCTTATCCCTTTTATAGAAAAGGAAAAGGATGAACTGGGACTAACGGACAGATTCAACGGTAAGATCGTGATGGCCACTGTGAAGGGGGATGTGCATGACATTGGGAAAAATATTGTGGGCGTAGTTCTTGGCTGTAACGGCTATGATGTCCTTGATCTGGGTGTTATGGTCTCTTCTGATAAGATACTGAGTACAGCTAGGGATGAAGGTGCCCATATTATCGGTCTTTCCGGGCTCATCACCCCAAGCCTGGATGAGATGGTCCATGTGGCAAAAGAGATGGAACGGCTGGAGTTTGATGTACCGCTTCTCATCGGCGGTGCTACCACTTCTAAGACACATACGGCGGTGAAGATTGAGGAGAACTATTCCGGCCCCACCGTTCATGTGATAGATGCCTCCCGGGCTGTGGGGGTGGTGAGCAAGCTCATGAACGACAGCGAGCGGGATGCCTTTGTTGCTGAGCGACGTCAGGAATACGAAGGTATAAGGGTTCAGCGAGGTGATGGTAAAAAAGTGAAGCAGCTGTCACTACAGGACGCTAGGAAGCGGAAGTTTGCCGCCAACTGGAAAAGTTATCAAGTCCCAAGTCCCAAGCTCAAAGGGATCAAAGTATTTGAGAACTATCCACTGGATGAACTGGCGGATTATATTGACTGGTCCCCGTTCTTCCACGCTTGGGAGCTGAAAGGGAAGTACCCGGCTATTCTGGAGAGTCCCAAATATGGTGAAGAAGCGAAAAAGCTGTTTGAGGATGGTCAAGGCATCCTTAACAGAATTTTAACGGAAAAACTCATTAGTGCTAAGGCTGTCATAGGGCTTTTCCCGGCTAGAGCAGAAAACGAGACCGTTACCCTTGATGGCACCGAGTTCCACTTCCCGCGTCAGCTTGTGGATAAGGGAGCGAATGAAATGAACTACAGCCTGGCAGACTTTATTTGCTCTAATGGTGACTGGCTGGGTCTTTTTGCCGTAACGGCCGGTCACGGAGTGGAGGAATCGGCTAAGAAGTTTGAGTTAGAAAATGATGACTATAACGCCATCATGGTGAAGGTTCTTGCTGATCGGTTGGCGGAAGCACTTGCTGAACGGATGCACGAGAGAGTGCGAAAAGAGTTCTGGGGGTACACAAAGGATGAAGAACTGGATAACGAGGAATTGATGAATGAGAAATACCGGGGGATTCGCCCGGCGCCTGGGTATTCTGCCTGTCCTGCTCACGATGAGAAGGATAAGATATGGGAATTGCTTGATGCGGAAAAGAATGCGGGGATAAGACTGACAGAGACTCGCGCCATGTATCCTGCCGCCTCCGTGTGCGGATGGTATTTTTCCCATCCCGAGTCAAGGTATTTTTCCGTAATCTTAACTGAGCGCTAA
- a CDS encoding pyridoxamine 5'-phosphate oxidase family protein, with the protein MNKYDPSIASINKQRRPKNVMDDNWIIQFLNEVQIGHIATRWDTQPFINPSTFWYNRDKNEIYFHSNAVGRVRTNSEMHPEACFEAFRSGRLLPSNIPLEKSMQYESVVTFGKIRVVEDFGEKREYLQGLLDKYFGEMESGKDYRPITDDELKQTSVYVIGIDSWSGKRNWKDRADQGENDEWPPLDEKWFDHY; encoded by the coding sequence CTGAACAAATACGATCCATCCATAGCATCCATTAACAAACAGCGCCGGCCAAAGAATGTCATGGACGACAACTGGATTATCCAATTTCTTAATGAGGTTCAGATCGGTCATATTGCAACCCGGTGGGACACTCAACCTTTCATAAACCCGTCGACATTCTGGTACAATCGTGACAAGAATGAGATATACTTTCATTCCAATGCAGTGGGCCGGGTTAGGACAAACAGTGAAATGCATCCCGAAGCCTGTTTCGAAGCGTTTCGGTCCGGCAGACTACTTCCTTCCAACATACCTCTGGAGAAAAGTATGCAGTACGAGAGCGTGGTCACTTTTGGAAAGATTCGCGTGGTTGAAGATTTTGGTGAAAAACGGGAATATCTTCAGGGACTTTTGGACAAGTATTTTGGAGAAATGGAGTCAGGTAAAGATTACAGGCCCATCACTGATGATGAGCTGAAGCAGACTTCGGTCTACGTTATCGGTATTGACAGCTGGAGCGGAAAGCGAAACTGGAAAGACCGGGCCGATCAGGGTGAAAATGATGAATGGCCTCCCCTGGATGAAAAGTGGTTCGACCATTACTGA
- a CDS encoding Rne/Rng family ribonuclease has product MRKEIFVSETASERRIAVQEDGNLVEFYIEKPDEMGMVGNIYKGKVENVLPGMQAAFVDIGYDINAFLPFSEIKNPEYLKEASTSEEEDDNSNRNGKQSPQKDIAVELQKDQVILVQVIKEPFSGKGPRVTTNLAIPGHLVVLVPNASFIGISKKIWDKYEKRRLRKFIGEFLPDDVGIIVRTEAEGKSDTVVRKDFNILLKQWRSLAKKADSSEAPANIYEDIETVSTVIRDILGEDVSKFTLDSRKLHRQTHNYLQNVAPDMTTRLELYRGKTPMFTHFKIDDQAAKSIRSHVWLKSGAYIIIEHTEAMVVIDVNSGRFVGKSNHEVNSLKINLEAAKAVAQQLRLRDIGGLIVIDFIDMQELANKKKVYNELRRELRKDRAKMAVSPITEFGLLEMTRQRIRLSLRDSLSENCPTCNGSGRVLSKDAVISEIDSWIRNFKQKRKDLRLTLKLHPAMAEYLEESKKNVMRKFMWKNFVYINVDTDETLGPSEFRFFSRKNGAELKLEE; this is encoded by the coding sequence ATGCGAAAAGAAATATTTGTCAGTGAAACGGCAAGTGAAAGGCGTATTGCCGTCCAAGAGGACGGAAACTTGGTTGAATTCTACATTGAAAAGCCAGATGAAATGGGGATGGTCGGTAATATTTACAAAGGGAAGGTTGAAAATGTTCTTCCGGGAATGCAGGCTGCTTTTGTTGATATCGGATATGACATTAATGCATTTCTGCCCTTCTCAGAGATTAAAAACCCCGAATACCTCAAAGAGGCTTCCACATCTGAAGAAGAGGACGACAACAGTAATAGGAATGGCAAACAATCACCTCAAAAAGACATCGCAGTTGAGCTCCAGAAGGACCAAGTGATTCTTGTTCAAGTCATCAAGGAACCTTTTTCTGGCAAGGGACCTCGTGTCACCACAAATCTTGCTATCCCGGGACATCTTGTTGTCCTCGTTCCCAATGCCAGTTTCATCGGCATCTCGAAAAAGATATGGGATAAATACGAGAAAAGGCGGCTGAGAAAATTTATTGGTGAATTCTTGCCCGATGATGTCGGTATAATCGTGCGGACAGAAGCTGAAGGAAAGAGTGATACGGTTGTCAGGAAAGATTTTAACATCCTTCTCAAGCAATGGCGATCTTTGGCCAAGAAGGCTGACAGCTCGGAAGCTCCGGCCAATATTTATGAAGATATTGAAACAGTTTCAACAGTTATTCGGGACATACTTGGCGAGGATGTAAGCAAGTTCACACTAGACTCCAGAAAACTTCATCGTCAAACACACAATTATTTGCAGAACGTGGCACCAGATATGACCACACGGCTGGAATTGTACCGCGGCAAGACACCCATGTTCACGCATTTTAAGATTGATGATCAGGCGGCAAAGTCCATCAGAAGTCATGTTTGGCTGAAAAGTGGTGCCTACATCATTATCGAACACACCGAAGCAATGGTGGTCATCGATGTTAACAGTGGGCGGTTTGTCGGTAAAAGCAACCACGAGGTAAATTCTCTCAAGATCAATCTTGAGGCAGCCAAGGCAGTGGCCCAGCAGCTGAGACTCCGGGATATCGGTGGGCTCATCGTTATCGATTTCATTGATATGCAGGAATTAGCCAACAAGAAGAAGGTCTACAATGAGTTGAGGCGAGAATTGAGAAAAGATCGGGCAAAGATGGCGGTTTCCCCCATAACCGAGTTTGGCCTGCTTGAGATGACAAGACAACGCATACGCCTATCTCTAAGAGATTCACTCAGTGAAAACTGCCCCACCTGTAACGGAAGCGGTCGGGTTTTATCCAAGGATGCAGTCATCAGTGAGATTGACAGCTGGATTAGAAATTTCAAACAGAAGAGAAAAGACCTCCGCCTTACGCTCAAACTTCATCCCGCTATGGCGGAGTATCTAGAAGAGTCGAAAAAAAATGTCATGCGCAAATTCATGTGGAAGAATTTTGTTTATATCAATGTGGATACAGATGAGACACTAGGCCCCAGTGAATTCCGCTTCTTCTCAAGAAAAAATGGGGCAGAGTTGAAACTGGAAGAATAG
- a CDS encoding 3'(2'),5'-bisphosphate nucleotidase CysQ: MKHELEVARSAALESGKILLDYYDNDYKIDDKGASLMYSGLNPVTDADRASDEYLKSTLTSEFPHYGWLSEETKDSPDRLSKERVWIVDPLDGTKEYIEKVPMWVVSIALVENKEPVLGILYNPVKEELFSAVKGEGAKLNGERVSCSTETDPSQMVILNSRTETRDGLWLPYKDEFKELKGIGSVAYKLGLTGAAKADIFATLRPKNEWDICAGHCIVNEAGGKMIDLNGAEVTYNNKNTLIASGMVAGYPKAVDNTFALLTAGDSERAYG, encoded by the coding sequence ATGAAACATGAACTTGAAGTTGCCCGAAGCGCGGCACTGGAATCGGGAAAAATACTTCTCGATTATTACGATAACGATTATAAAATAGACGACAAGGGGGCATCCCTGATGTATTCCGGGTTGAACCCTGTCACCGATGCGGATCGAGCGTCAGATGAATATCTTAAATCAACACTGACGTCTGAGTTTCCTCACTACGGATGGCTCTCGGAGGAGACAAAAGATTCACCTGATCGGCTTTCCAAAGAGCGGGTCTGGATCGTCGATCCACTTGACGGGACCAAAGAGTATATTGAAAAAGTGCCCATGTGGGTCGTCAGTATAGCGCTGGTAGAGAACAAGGAGCCAGTCTTGGGGATCCTCTATAATCCTGTGAAAGAAGAACTGTTCAGTGCGGTAAAAGGTGAAGGGGCAAAGCTGAACGGTGAAAGAGTCTCCTGCTCTACTGAAACCGATCCTTCTCAAATGGTGATCCTCAACAGCAGGACGGAGACTCGGGACGGCCTTTGGCTCCCCTACAAAGATGAATTCAAAGAGTTGAAAGGTATCGGGAGTGTTGCTTATAAACTCGGGCTAACGGGCGCGGCAAAGGCTGATATTTTCGCGACCCTTCGGCCCAAGAATGAATGGGATATTTGCGCCGGCCACTGTATCGTTAATGAGGCGGGTGGTAAAATGATCGATCTCAATGGTGCGGAGGTGACTTATAATAATAAGAATACGCTTATTGCATCAGGAATGGTAGCCGGTTACCCCAAGGCCGTAGATAATACCTTCGCCCTGTTAACCGCTGGGGACTCGGAGAGAGCCTATGGTTGA
- a CDS encoding TlpA family protein disulfide reductase, with the protein MKEHHPHEYSEIESFSDVPLAQELNFSVLTHSGGQKLLLGKYETEGFPKVLLISFMAEWCPNCHYETPVLNSIYNAWHSSGFDMIIVAEYSDPDVWEHRFMQKHGIHIPYVLGELNEKNESLRDNIAHTRIRKLMNDRRVWGVPLHILIVAGSLKEACFVTGEFKPGALEQFLKDHVS; encoded by the coding sequence TTGAAGGAACACCATCCCCACGAATACTCCGAAATTGAGTCCTTCTCAGATGTCCCACTGGCCCAAGAACTGAACTTTTCCGTTCTAACCCATTCGGGTGGCCAGAAATTGCTTTTGGGGAAATATGAAACAGAAGGTTTCCCCAAGGTGTTACTTATTTCATTCATGGCTGAATGGTGCCCCAATTGCCATTATGAAACACCGGTGCTGAACAGCATTTACAATGCATGGCACAGCAGCGGTTTTGATATGATCATTGTGGCGGAATATTCAGATCCGGATGTGTGGGAGCATAGGTTCATGCAGAAACATGGTATTCACATACCCTATGTTCTTGGCGAGTTAAATGAGAAAAATGAATCCCTGAGAGACAACATTGCACACACCCGTATCCGAAAATTAATGAATGATCGGCGAGTGTGGGGCGTACCGCTTCATATTTTGATAGTTGCTGGAAGTCTGAAAGAGGCCTGTTTTGTTACTGGCGAGTTTAAACCCGGCGCACTGGAACAGTTTTTGAAAGATCACGTTAGCTAA
- the mdh gene encoding malate dehydrogenase has protein sequence MSRKKIALIGGGQIGGVLALACAQKELGDVVIVDIPEVEGMVKGKALDIMEARPHDGYDSDLFGTSDFSGIEGADVVAITAGVPRKPGMTREDLLETNLNIISNVAENVKKYASDAFVIVVSNPLDAIVYAFYKVSGLPKNRVVGMAGALDNARFRTFIAMETGLSVQDVSCIVMGGHGPTMVPITRTATVGGVPLTDVLAQKEIDAIVKRVQEAGTELVKLYGKGSAFFSPAAAITEMIEACLRDKKRVIPSTAYCEGEYGIDGYFIGVPAVIGAGGVEKILEVDLTDQEKELLQSTLEKIKVTVSETGL, from the coding sequence ATGTCCAGAAAAAAGATTGCCCTCATAGGTGGTGGTCAGATTGGCGGCGTCCTAGCCTTGGCCTGCGCCCAGAAAGAGCTTGGCGATGTTGTAATCGTAGACATACCTGAAGTTGAAGGAATGGTAAAAGGTAAGGCACTGGACATCATGGAAGCACGCCCCCATGACGGTTACGATTCCGATCTGTTCGGGACTAGTGATTTCAGCGGAATTGAAGGAGCTGATGTGGTTGCCATTACCGCCGGAGTGCCCCGGAAACCGGGCATGACCCGGGAAGATCTTTTGGAGACCAACCTCAATATTATTTCCAACGTAGCGGAAAATGTTAAGAAATATGCTTCTGACGCTTTTGTCATTGTTGTTTCCAACCCGCTGGACGCCATAGTTTACGCCTTTTACAAGGTGAGCGGTCTCCCAAAAAATCGCGTAGTAGGCATGGCTGGCGCTCTGGACAATGCCCGTTTCCGGACCTTTATCGCCATGGAGACGGGTCTTTCGGTTCAGGATGTTTCATGTATTGTTATGGGCGGTCACGGACCCACCATGGTTCCCATAACAAGGACTGCAACTGTGGGGGGCGTACCCCTGACCGACGTCCTTGCTCAAAAGGAGATCGATGCCATCGTAAAGCGGGTCCAGGAAGCAGGAACAGAACTGGTGAAACTCTACGGAAAAGGGAGTGCTTTCTTCAGCCCTGCTGCTGCCATCACAGAAATGATTGAAGCGTGCCTCAGAGATAAGAAACGGGTCATCCCTTCCACCGCTTACTGTGAAGGTGAATATGGGATCGACGGCTATTTTATCGGTGTACCGGCGGTTATAGGTGCTGGTGGTGTTGAAAAAATTCTGGAAGTGGATCTTACTGACCAAGAAAAAGAGTTGCTTCAAAGCACGCTTGAGAAGATAAAAGTCACCGTTTCCGAGACTGGACTTTAA